The genomic stretch CCTATAAAGGGAAGGCGGCTGCCATTATGAGCGCTTCACCGAGTCACTTGGGAGGGCTTCGCGGATTGGTCCATCTTAGAGCCATGCTGGAAAATATTTTCATTTATGTGTTACCTGAGCAGGTTTGGATTGCACATGCAGATGAAGCTTTCAATGCGGATGGACAATTAAAAGATGTAAAAGAGCAACAAAAAGCAATTCAAGAGGGAAAGAACCTCGCGGATTTTGTTTTGAAATTACACGCTCCTTTACCTGAGGGTTCTCACCTGTGAGAGAATGTGCCCTAGGTATTGTCTTTTCTAAAGATCGATCTAAAGTACTTTTAATCAAAAGACGTGATATCCCCATCTGGGTTTTACCAGGAGGGGGAATTGATGATCACGAGACTCCAGCCGATGCGGCTGTACGTGAAGTCTTTGAAGAAAGCGGCTTGCGGGTTAAACTTATACGAAAAACGGGAGAATATGCTCCCGTTAATCTTTTAACTGCGCGCACGCATGTCTATGAATGTTATCCAATCGGTGGAACTCCACAAAGTGGAGATGAATCTCTGGAAACCGCTTTTTTTGCTTTAGATGAACTGCCAAAACCTTTTTTAGAGCTGCATCTTGAGTGGATCGCGGATGCTCTCTTAAATCGTTCTCACGTGATTGAAAAGCCAATTGCATCCGTCACTTATTGGAGAGTGGTGAAGTTTTTCTTTCTCCACCCTCTCATTGTTCTGCGTGCTCTGTTTGCAAGAATCGGTTTCCCCATTAATTCTTAATGGTGATGGTGGTGGGCATGTGCATGATCATGGTCGTGATCGTGTGCATGGTCGTGATCCGTCGCATCTTGCTTCTTCGCACGTTCTCTCGCTTCTTCCCATTCTTTTAATTTCAGCTGTTCCATTTTGCACTCATATCCTTCAACGTGGAATAACAACTTAAATTTTTCCCACTGATCTTGGAAATTCTTAACCATTTTGATATCGATATTTTGCTTAATTCCCACAATCAAAAAGAGTAAACGGTGAGCCATCACCACTTTCTTGGTTGAATCTTCTTCATCTGGTTTAATTTTTTGCTGTAGGAAATAAGTGGTAATCAATTCTGAGACTTTATTCGATTCTGTCTCTTTTGTCATAATCCAGCGAACAAATTCATTCTTATCGTGTAGTGTCGTAAATTTGTTATCTGTCAGGACCGTGATCCCTTTGACCATCGTTTCCACATACTGATCGATCTGATCGTAAATCATGTTATCGTGGTAGATTCCACATGGCATTTGGCAATGGGAATAAAGGGGTGATCCCCAAGCGAGCAAAGCAAAGATTCCTGAAGCTAATAGATGTTTTTTTATCATTGTGCGTTTCCTGTCTTTAATTTCAAAAGAGTCATATCGAATATCAAATGAGCTTTTTACCTGAATGTTAAAAATTACTCAATAGATTCCCTCTTCCTTTCAAAAAAAAGAAGATTCACACAACCACTAGCCTTTTTATAGAAAGCATGATAGGATTGTTCTACTTAAATCAAGTTTCACGAAGGTAAGAGTATGAGTATTAAGCCCGATCATTGGATCAGAAAAATGGCAAAAGAACATGGAATGATTGAGCCATTCACCGATCAACAAGTCCGTAACACAGATAATGGTACTAAAGTTGTTAGTTTTGGTTTGTCTAGCTATGGGTATGATTTACGTGTATCGGATGAATTTAAAGTCTTTACAAACATTCATAACACGATCGTTGATCCTAAAAATTTTGAAGATAATGCATTCGTTTCTTTACAAACACCCGAATGCATTATCCCGCCAAATTCTTTTGCTTTGGCACGCAGTGTCGAATATTTCCGTATTCCTCGCAATGTTCTCACAATTTGCATCGGCAAATCCACTTATGCACGCTGCGGAATTATTGTAAACGTCACCCCATTCGAGCCGGGCTGGGAAGGATATGTCACATTAGAAATTTCAAATACAACGCCACTACCAGCTAAAATTTATGCTAATCAAGGCTTGGCCCAAGTGCTATTCTTTGAATCTGAGCATCCATGTGAAGTTTCCTATGCGGACCGCAATGGAAAGTACATGAATCAGGTTGGCATTGTAACCCCACGTATGTAATTTATATGCATAAGAACGTCTTGAGTCTGCTTAAAAGAAATATGCGTTCTTTCATTCATATTGGAATGATCCGCTCCTGGTGGGTCATTCTTTTTGTCCTCTTTTGCCTCATGTGCTATGAACAGGGCATTAAACAGCGAGAAACAGATTTTCTCAAGTTAACGGAACAATTGCTGACACTTCAACATCAAAAAAAAGAAGCGCTTGCACTCAAACAAAAGCTGCTTGACCAAATCAATAGCGAAAGTGACCCTGCTTGGATTGAACTAACGCTCATGCGCGAGCTAGGGCTTAGTCCAAAAGGCAGCACAAAAGTTCTTTTTGTTTCTTCAGAGTCTGAATACAAAAAGCAAATAGACGAGAATAATAAGAATAGGTAAAACAGAGATCAATAACATCGTAGATAGATAATGCACATGTTAAAACATTCTCTAAGAAATTCCCCATGTTAAGTCTTTTTATATTTGTTTTTTTTATTCTAGTTTTGACATTTCTTTCTGGATATTTTTCTAGTTCCGAAACGGCTTTGTTTTCTCTTTCTTCCATGAAAATTAAGGCGTATGCAAAAGACCCAGATCCCAGAAAGCAATTAATCGCGAGCCTTTTAGCACATCCAAAAGACCTGCTCGTTACCATTTTTATCTTAAATACAATCGTCAATATTCTTTTGCAAAACGTTTCCTCTAGCATGAGTGGGACAGATGGTGGTTGGGAATGGAAGGTTGGATTCCCTTTAGTCATGACGCTTCTCTTCGGAGAAATTATCCCTAAAAATCTCGGCTTTCAAAACAACGTTACAATTTCCTATTGGGTCAGCCCTGTTATTGATGTGTTGCAGAAACTATTGAAACCTGTGCGGCAGGCTATCATCGCGATTACTGCGCCCATTTCTCGCCTTTTATTTTTCTACCTAAAACGCAATCAGGAAATTTCAAAAAAAGAACTGATGCATGTTTTGCGAACTTCCGAGGAATATGGAGTTCTGCATAAAGATGAAGCCGAACTCGTATCTGGTTATTTAAATTTGCAGGATGCCGTCGTTAAAGAGCTTGCACGCCCAAGAGAAGATATTTTATTTTACGACGTAAACGAACCGCTATCCAAACTCACCTATTTATTTGTTGAGCAAGAAGTCTCACGCGTACCGGTTTGCGATAAAAATATTGACAACATTTTAGGAATCTTAAGCGCAAAAGCCTATTTTCTTCATAATCAACACATGGTTTCAGGCCGAGAGTTAATCCCCATTTTAGACAAACCATTTTATGTCCCAGAGACAACACTGGCTCGCCGACTGATTCGACAACTAAGTGAAATGAACCAAGTCCTCGCATTGGTTGTAGATGAATATGGATCGATTTCCGGGCTTATCTCGAGTGAAGATTTGGCAGAAACGGTGATTGGCCAAATCGCAGATTTACGCGATAAAAAAAGTTTATATACACGTGCGGGAGCCAATGAAATTATTGCAAGTGGACGACTTGAATTAGCCGACTTTAACGACATGTTCGATGTAAATTTAGTAAGTGAAAATAACATGGTCACCTTGGGAGGATGGTTAACAGAGCAACTGGGCGACATTCCCAAGGCAGGAACAAAATACGAAACTCACGACTTCTTATTTCATGTCCTCTCCGCTTACCCAAATCGGGTGAGACGACTTTATATTCGCAAATTAAAAGGAAAGACTAAAGCGGCATAATATGGCTTGGATTGTAGGAATAGGCAAATGAATCTTTCGGCTTGGTGGTGGTTATTTTTTAATTTTCTTTCCATTATTATTCTCGCATTTTACTCAATGATCGAGATGGCTTGTGTTTCTCTTAACAAAGTACGCTTGCATTACTACGTGAGTCAAGGGAATACACGTGCCATTTATTTAAATTATCTCCTTCAAAATCCTGCACGCTTATTTGGCACAACTTTAATTGGTGTCAATGTGGCCATGGTAATCGGCTCCGAATGTGCCCGCGAATTTTTCAGTTCCTTAGGCTTGAGTCCAGATTGGGCACCCATCCCCCAAATTCTCTTGGTTGTAATTTTTGGAGAACTCTCGCCCATGTTTGCCGCTAGACACTATTCGGAAAATGTCGCCATGCTGGGCGCCCCTCTTCTGTATGCCTCGGCTAGGTTGATGTCGCCTATTTTGTGGGCGATTAACATGGTTTCTAAAATTGGAAGCAAACTTTTAAATCAACCGAGCTCCGAACCCGATCTTTTTCTTAGCCAAGATGAACTCCAAAAAATTTTGGAGGAACATGGAGAGGATCGAGGTCCTGGTTCTTCTTCAGATGATTTTAATGATATCGCGGCTAACATCTTTCACTTGCGTATCAAAAATGCGACACAGATTATGACGCGAATTGAATCAATTCCGATGATTCCGTCGAATGGAACAATCGCCCAAATGCGAGCCCTTTTGAAAAAAACGGGTGTTGATTACTTACCAGTCTTTCACACGGATCAGTCCAATATTGTAGGCATCGCTTTCCCACGCGACCTTGTCAGACTTCCCGGTACAAAAAGAGTACGCGACCATGCTCGCCCCCCTTGGTTTGTGACCGAAAACACAAAAGCGATGCAAATTTTAAAGCAATTTCGACGCAATAATCAAAGTGTCGCGGTTATTTTAAACAATCAAGGAGCGGCAGTCGGATTACTGAACCTAGATGACCTATTGGAAGAAATCATTGGAAAGGTAGGAGAAGAAACTGC from Parachlamydia acanthamoebae encodes the following:
- a CDS encoding NUDIX hydrolase, with product MRECALGIVFSKDRSKVLLIKRRDIPIWVLPGGGIDDHETPADAAVREVFEESGLRVKLIRKTGEYAPVNLLTARTHVYECYPIGGTPQSGDESLETAFFALDELPKPFLELHLEWIADALLNRSHVIEKPIASVTYWRVVKFFFLHPLIVLRALFARIGFPINS
- a CDS encoding superoxide dismutase [Ni] is translated as MIKKHLLASGIFALLAWGSPLYSHCQMPCGIYHDNMIYDQIDQYVETMVKGITVLTDNKFTTLHDKNEFVRWIMTKETESNKVSELITTYFLQQKIKPDEEDSTKKVVMAHRLLFLIVGIKQNIDIKMVKNFQDQWEKFKLLFHVEGYECKMEQLKLKEWEEARERAKKQDATDHDHAHDHDHDHAHAHHHHH
- the dcd gene encoding dCTP deaminase, yielding MSIKPDHWIRKMAKEHGMIEPFTDQQVRNTDNGTKVVSFGLSSYGYDLRVSDEFKVFTNIHNTIVDPKNFEDNAFVSLQTPECIIPPNSFALARSVEYFRIPRNVLTICIGKSTYARCGIIVNVTPFEPGWEGYVTLEISNTTPLPAKIYANQGLAQVLFFESEHPCEVSYADRNGKYMNQVGIVTPRM
- a CDS encoding hemolysin family protein; this encodes MLSLFIFVFFILVLTFLSGYFSSSETALFSLSSMKIKAYAKDPDPRKQLIASLLAHPKDLLVTIFILNTIVNILLQNVSSSMSGTDGGWEWKVGFPLVMTLLFGEIIPKNLGFQNNVTISYWVSPVIDVLQKLLKPVRQAIIAITAPISRLLFFYLKRNQEISKKELMHVLRTSEEYGVLHKDEAELVSGYLNLQDAVVKELARPREDILFYDVNEPLSKLTYLFVEQEVSRVPVCDKNIDNILGILSAKAYFLHNQHMVSGRELIPILDKPFYVPETTLARRLIRQLSEMNQVLALVVDEYGSISGLISSEDLAETVIGQIADLRDKKSLYTRAGANEIIASGRLELADFNDMFDVNLVSENNMVTLGGWLTEQLGDIPKAGTKYETHDFLFHVLSAYPNRVRRLYIRKLKGKTKAA
- a CDS encoding hemolysin family protein; amino-acid sequence: MNLSAWWWLFFNFLSIIILAFYSMIEMACVSLNKVRLHYYVSQGNTRAIYLNYLLQNPARLFGTTLIGVNVAMVIGSECAREFFSSLGLSPDWAPIPQILLVVIFGELSPMFAARHYSENVAMLGAPLLYASARLMSPILWAINMVSKIGSKLLNQPSSEPDLFLSQDELQKILEEHGEDRGPGSSSDDFNDIAANIFHLRIKNATQIMTRIESIPMIPSNGTIAQMRALLKKTGVDYLPVFHTDQSNIVGIAFPRDLVRLPGTKRVRDHARPPWFVTENTKAMQILKQFRRNNQSVAVILNNQGAAVGLLNLDDLLEEIIGKVGEETASKQKTKPARVMERTFPGDMLVADFNKQFEAQLDEEDDLTLAQLVAKVLGYTPEVGDSIYIEPFELEVKETSLRKAKTITVKSHVS